The following proteins are encoded in a genomic region of Tenacibaculum sp. 190524A05c:
- a CDS encoding phosphatidylserine decarboxylase, translating to MQIKFINRQTGETQTETPPGEGFLKMLYNNPFGKLALLPLVKRKFLSEWYGRKMDKPSSVSKIQKFVDDLNIDINEAEKKINDFISFNDFFYRKLKPEARPIEEGFVSPGDGKLLAFENVTDVHNFFIKGRKFTLEEFLANKELAQTYKNASLLILRLAPNDYHRYHFPYEGTPSEMVKIKGDYLSVSPYALAGNFTKVFCENKREYCILETKDKGNIILAPVGATMVGSIIQTYTANKPLNKGDEMGYFAFGGSTIVVLIDKNKIKIDQDILNNTKNRIETFVKMGEKIGQ from the coding sequence ATGCAAATAAAATTCATCAACAGACAAACAGGAGAAACGCAAACAGAAACTCCACCAGGAGAAGGTTTCTTGAAAATGCTGTACAATAATCCTTTTGGAAAATTAGCGCTACTACCTTTAGTGAAACGTAAATTCTTATCTGAATGGTATGGTAGAAAAATGGATAAACCATCTTCTGTTTCTAAAATTCAAAAATTTGTTGATGATTTAAATATTGATATTAATGAAGCAGAAAAAAAGATAAATGATTTTATTTCTTTTAACGACTTTTTCTACAGAAAATTAAAACCAGAAGCAAGACCAATTGAAGAAGGATTCGTTTCTCCGGGAGATGGAAAATTACTTGCTTTTGAAAATGTTACAGATGTACATAATTTCTTTATAAAAGGAAGAAAATTTACTCTTGAAGAATTTCTAGCCAATAAAGAATTAGCACAAACTTATAAAAACGCTTCACTACTTATTTTAAGATTAGCTCCAAACGATTATCATAGATATCATTTCCCTTATGAAGGAACACCTTCTGAAATGGTTAAAATTAAAGGAGACTATTTATCTGTTTCACCATATGCCTTAGCAGGAAATTTTACAAAAGTATTTTGTGAAAATAAAAGAGAGTATTGCATCCTTGAAACAAAAGATAAAGGAAACATTATCCTAGCTCCTGTTGGAGCTACCATGGTTGGTAGTATAATTCAAACGTATACAGCTAACAAACCCTTAAATAAAGGAGATGAAATGGGGTATTTTGCTTTCGGAGGCTCAACTATTGTAGTTCTTATTGATAAGAACAAGATCAAAATTGATCAAGATATACTCAACAACACTAAAAACAGAATTGAAACATTCGTAAAAATGGGTGAGAAAATTGGGCAGTAG
- the ccsA gene encoding cytochrome c biogenesis protein CcsA — translation MKKILNILYSTRLMAVLFIVFAAAMGIATFIENDFGTQTAKKLVYNAWWFELIMLFFVINFFGNIFRYRLLRKEKWTVFMFHIAFLFILIGAGITRYIGYEGMMIIDEGETTNTFLSETNYLNVIIDDNASQKAYEEKLLLSAWGKNSSEFSFVFQPNKNKPKHEVNFKLVDFIPWAEKKLILDENGVEYLHFVESSSGTRHDHYIKRGTIQNIHNILVGFDAPNRNATINLFYVDGSLKMTSKQDGNWLRMADQKQGKIVKDSVQHFQYTTLHSLNGFQFVVPKPAEKGEMKTVRGKKDNKKFDIVIFDVTTNGKTERVEFSGGQFNTKGKKEFSIDNLNFRAWYGAKLLQTPFSIKLNDFQLEKYPGSESASSYASEVTVVDKNESFDYRIFMNHILDHKGYKFFQASYQNAGEAIEQTHLSVNHDFWGTFITYIGYSLLYIGLISSLFAKYTRFDDLKKGLVKIRKKKAALFIPLFLLSTVCLAQHSAHGNNTDNRLSEQKVDSILKANLVSVEHAEKFSHLVIQDAGGRMKPAHTFASELVRKVAQTDKFNDMTPSQVLLSITENPTFWLQVPFIYLEEGNSEIRKILGLSKESTHARFIDFYDAQGNSKIGNLVIEAQKKKIQNKFEKDLVKIERRIWLLSQALGGGILKIFPIPGNEENKWVSQPETATAGFRATDSVFVRQSLPVYMQLLQKSKKSGDYTEANQILDGIKKFQNKYGSEVMPSDDKVNLEIAYNKINIFTKLFLLYGLFGFLLIAAVILNIFSQKKYVGYIVKGLIAIIIMLFIFHTLGLLSRWYISGNAPWSNAYESIIYVAWATMLFGLYLGRKSSLTIGAATFVSCVILMIALGNWLDPEIANLQPVLNSWWLLVHVSIIVASYGPFSLGMVLGVVSLILMIFTTDKNKKKMETNIKELTIINEMSLTVGLVMLTVGNFLGGMWANESWGRYWGWDPKETWALISIMIYAFVLHMRLIPGLRSKYTFNLWSVIAYASIMMTYFGVNFYLAGLHSYASGDRVITPSSVYYSVAFVAIIGLFAWFKHKKLYRN, via the coding sequence ATGAAAAAAATCTTAAATATACTTTACTCCACTCGTTTAATGGCTGTCCTATTTATTGTTTTTGCTGCAGCCATGGGAATCGCAACTTTTATAGAAAATGATTTTGGAACTCAGACTGCCAAAAAACTAGTTTATAACGCATGGTGGTTCGAGTTAATAATGTTGTTTTTTGTAATCAACTTTTTTGGAAATATTTTCAGGTATCGCTTGTTGAGAAAAGAAAAATGGACTGTTTTTATGTTTCATATTGCTTTTCTTTTCATTTTAATTGGAGCTGGAATTACCCGCTACATTGGATATGAAGGAATGATGATTATTGACGAAGGAGAAACAACGAATACATTTTTATCTGAAACAAATTACTTAAATGTTATCATTGATGATAATGCCTCGCAAAAAGCCTACGAAGAAAAACTTCTACTTTCTGCTTGGGGTAAAAATTCGTCTGAATTTTCTTTTGTATTCCAACCCAATAAAAACAAACCAAAGCATGAAGTAAATTTTAAACTTGTTGACTTCATTCCTTGGGCAGAGAAAAAATTAATTTTAGATGAAAACGGTGTTGAATATTTACATTTTGTAGAAAGTTCAAGTGGTACAAGACACGATCATTATATAAAAAGAGGAACAATTCAAAACATTCATAACATTCTAGTTGGTTTTGATGCTCCAAATAGAAATGCTACTATTAACCTTTTTTATGTTGACGGAAGTTTAAAAATGACCTCTAAACAAGATGGAAATTGGTTAAGAATGGCTGATCAAAAACAAGGGAAAATTGTAAAAGATAGTGTTCAACATTTTCAATATACAACTTTACATTCTCTTAACGGTTTTCAATTTGTAGTTCCGAAACCTGCAGAGAAAGGAGAAATGAAAACGGTAAGAGGAAAGAAAGACAATAAGAAATTTGACATTGTAATCTTCGATGTTACTACTAACGGAAAAACTGAACGCGTTGAGTTTTCAGGTGGACAGTTTAACACTAAAGGAAAAAAAGAATTCTCTATAGATAATTTAAATTTTAGAGCTTGGTACGGAGCAAAATTACTTCAAACTCCATTTAGTATAAAACTGAATGATTTCCAATTAGAAAAATATCCTGGTTCCGAAAGTGCTTCTTCTTATGCAAGCGAAGTAACTGTAGTTGATAAAAATGAATCTTTTGATTACCGAATTTTTATGAACCATATTCTAGACCATAAAGGATACAAATTTTTCCAAGCAAGTTATCAGAATGCTGGAGAGGCTATTGAACAAACTCATTTATCTGTAAATCATGATTTCTGGGGTACTTTTATAACTTATATTGGATACTCATTATTATATATAGGATTGATTTCTTCATTATTTGCAAAATACACTCGTTTTGACGATTTAAAGAAAGGTCTAGTTAAAATTAGAAAAAAGAAAGCTGCTTTATTTATTCCTCTTTTTCTTCTTTCAACCGTTTGTTTAGCTCAACATAGTGCTCATGGAAACAATACCGACAACAGGTTAAGTGAACAGAAAGTTGATAGTATTCTTAAAGCTAATTTAGTGTCAGTTGAACATGCTGAAAAATTCAGTCATTTAGTAATCCAGGATGCAGGAGGTAGAATGAAACCTGCGCATACTTTTGCTTCTGAATTAGTAAGAAAAGTAGCTCAAACAGATAAGTTCAACGACATGACTCCGAGTCAAGTTTTACTCTCTATTACTGAGAATCCTACTTTTTGGTTACAAGTTCCATTTATTTACTTAGAAGAAGGTAATTCTGAAATTAGAAAAATTCTAGGATTGAGTAAAGAAAGTACTCATGCTCGTTTTATAGATTTCTACGATGCTCAAGGAAACTCTAAGATTGGAAACTTAGTTATAGAAGCGCAAAAGAAGAAAATTCAAAATAAGTTTGAGAAAGACCTAGTAAAAATTGAACGAAGAATCTGGTTACTTTCTCAAGCATTAGGTGGTGGAATTTTAAAGATTTTCCCAATTCCAGGGAATGAAGAAAACAAATGGGTTTCTCAACCAGAAACTGCAACTGCTGGATTCAGAGCTACAGACTCTGTTTTTGTTAGACAGTCATTACCTGTTTACATGCAATTACTTCAAAAATCAAAAAAATCAGGAGACTATACTGAAGCCAATCAAATTCTAGACGGAATTAAAAAGTTCCAAAACAAATATGGATCAGAAGTTATGCCATCAGATGACAAAGTAAATCTCGAAATAGCATACAACAAGATTAATATTTTTACAAAGTTATTCTTACTATATGGACTCTTCGGTTTCTTATTAATTGCTGCTGTAATCTTAAATATTTTCTCTCAGAAAAAATATGTGGGCTACATTGTAAAAGGTTTAATAGCCATTATTATAATGTTATTCATTTTCCACACTTTAGGATTGTTATCCCGATGGTATATTAGCGGAAACGCCCCTTGGAGTAATGCATATGAGAGTATCATATATGTGGCGTGGGCCACTATGCTTTTTGGGCTATACTTAGGAAGAAAATCTTCTTTAACTATTGGAGCTGCAACTTTTGTGTCTTGCGTAATTTTAATGATTGCGTTAGGTAATTGGTTAGATCCAGAAATTGCAAACCTTCAGCCAGTATTGAATTCATGGTGGTTACTTGTTCATGTTTCTATTATTGTAGCTAGTTACGGCCCATTTTCACTAGGTATGGTATTGGGTGTAGTTTCATTAATACTAATGATTTTCACTACGGATAAGAATAAAAAGAAAATGGAAACCAACATAAAAGAACTTACTATTATTAATGAGATGTCTTTAACAGTTGGTCTAGTCATGCTAACCGTTGGTAACTTTTTAGGTGGAATGTGGGCTAACGAAAGTTGGGGAAGATATTGGGGCTGGGACCCAAAAGAAACATGGGCTTTAATTTCTATTATGATTTATGCCTTTGTTCTTCACATGAGACTCATCCCAGGTTTACGAAGCAAATACACATTTAACTTGTGGTCTGTAATCGCTTATGCTTCAATTATGATGACGTATTTCGGAGTTAACTTTTATTTAGCAGGATTACATTCATATGCTAGTGGTGATAGAGTAATAACACCTAGTTCCGTATATTATTCTGTAGCTTTTGTAGCTATTATTGGATTATTCGCATGGTTTAAGCACAAAAAACTATATCGCAATTAA
- a CDS encoding DUF2892 domain-containing protein, translated as MFNKNIKLILAVLTAAWAVYEFSQGHIGNGLAILLLTGIFILFYFKNEFILLAFLQLRKQNFEGAKNWLAYIKNPEAALTVKQQGYYNYLHGIMLSQTNITQAEKFLKKAVKLGLSMDHDLAMAKLQLAGIAMTKRRKREATTLMNEAKKLDKHGMLKEQLQMLKQQMKKI; from the coding sequence ATGTTCAATAAAAATATAAAACTAATTCTAGCAGTATTAACAGCAGCATGGGCTGTTTATGAATTTTCACAAGGACATATAGGTAATGGTCTTGCAATTTTATTACTTACTGGTATTTTTATTTTATTTTATTTTAAAAATGAATTCATTTTACTTGCCTTTTTACAATTAAGAAAGCAAAACTTTGAAGGAGCTAAAAATTGGCTAGCCTATATTAAAAATCCAGAAGCTGCTTTAACTGTTAAACAACAAGGTTATTATAACTACCTACATGGTATTATGCTTTCTCAAACTAACATTACTCAAGCAGAGAAATTTTTAAAAAAAGCTGTTAAGTTAGGTTTATCTATGGATCACGATTTGGCAATGGCCAAATTACAATTAGCTGGAATAGCTATGACGAAAAGAAGAAAAAGGGAAGCTACAACATTAATGAATGAAGCTAAGAAGTTAGATAAGCATGGAATGTTAAAAGAACAACTACAAATGTTAAAACAACAAATGAAGAAGATTTAA